The following is a genomic window from Pseudopipra pipra isolate bDixPip1 chromosome 2, bDixPip1.hap1, whole genome shotgun sequence.
CATACATAATTCCAGACTTTTATTTTAACCTGGTCTCCACATTTTATAGAAGTATTTGACCACCTCAGGAGAGCAGGCTTTGCCACTGTCAAGCTTCAGTACTCCTATTACTTGGGTAGCAATAGGGGTGGGGGATAAATGCCCTAAGCAAGGctttttctccagcctgaagTGCTGGATGTTGAAAATCTGTCTGTTCACTTTCTTTCTCAATGATCAGAGAGACTTACTGCCAGCAGTACTTGATTCTCCAAAGCTTCCTATTTCCCCAGTCTGAATTTCATCTCCAAGAATCGTTGCTACTAAGAAGTTTGCTTCAGCACAAACTGAACATGCTGTGGCTGTTGTCCTGTTGGAGCAGTTTAGTAGGCTCAGTAATGCAGGAAAAATGAGTCCCCAGTGTTGTGGGGTTCattattttgttgatttttttttttgtttctttaactgTCAGTCAGATCAGTTATAATTTTGCACTTAACCACCTGTCTGGAATAAAAAGCCCTTCTTTTGCATTTCCTTTGTCCCAGTAGCTCCTTGATACTACGTGCAATCAGAATGAAGTCAGTGCCCCCATGCAGCAGCAAGTTCTTCCATCTCCGGTTGCTTTACCACTTCTGCAGAGCTCTTTTGCAGGTTTCTTTATTGCTGCCTGTTTTGCTTAGACTGTCTGTTCTTCCCTGGCCACGAATGAATGTGCACATGCATATTTATTATGTAAACGCACCAGTATTTAGAGGGAGATTTAGAAAAGCGGAAGTTTGGGCAAATAAGAACATTTACCATGTGAAAAACCCAGGACATTTAGCTTTTTTGCTACTAGGATGATTTCCTACCTGCTTGTTTTGCATATGTCTGCTcggtctttcttttttttcccaaatataaCCCTTGTAGGAGAAGTCCTGCAGCTTAAATTCCCTCTTGCCCCAGGAAAGAAATATAGCTTTCTGAGTTTTCTCGGAATTGAGCTTGTTCTTTCGGTATTTCAAAAGTATTCCTTTCTGAAAGACTGAAAGTCATGACAGAGCCTGAATGTGCCCTTAAGAGTTTGGTGTCCTGGAAATCTTTGTTGCAGCCTTTTCAATCTATCTGCACTGCCAAAAAGAGTAGGAAAAAGTCTGGAAAGCATAGGAGTCTCATGCTGCGTTTTGAGCCTGCTGTGTGACTTCACCAATGCAAGCCAGAGGCATTTCTGTATTGCATCATtgcacagctggagcagagcagtaTGAATTCTATACTAAAACTTAACAAAGTTTTGATATTTTGTTAAATGCACTTAATTGtatctttttgcttttctgcaatGTAACCTCCAGAAAATTCAAGCCAGCCACATGCTCATTAGCTGTTTGATTTTAGAATATGGTCAAAACTGAACCAGCCCATAGATCTCTGTATTCGCTTGAACTCAATCTCCTGATCATGTAGTTAGTTATCTCTGCATTTTTATGCTTGaaatgaagtaaaaagaaaagcttgCAGGTGGTTAATCTGCACAATCTACAAAGTAGGGCAACCTACAAAGAGCAaagtagaaaacagaaaatctcCCACCGCCACTTCTGACGTTATTGGCATCACCCTTTGGTGTGTTCCTTAAAGGCAGAAACTAGCAGCCAGGACAGCATTCAGGCAGGGACCAggtaggaaaataaaaaagctcttTATCCCCAAAAGGATCCTGGGGCAAATTCATAGGACATGTAATGAGGAGGACATATATTTTACTCTcaacatttaaatatttcatatcaACTCTCAGTTTTCAGTCGGAATAAACAGGTTAATctgtaatttctttctaaaatatgtCTAGGAATCACTTCCCAGGTGATGTCTGTTAGAGTTCACTGAGTGCTTCAAGATTCTTGGAGAGGCTTCATAAGTGAAGCATTCATTTCAGTGAGATTAGTGTCACAGGAAATTTCTTTGTGAGTAATCATCATTCACTTTACAGCTTTGGAAAAGCTTGTGGTGTAATGGGTTCATCTGAGTCCATTGgtaaaaaaatcttaagaaaTGTCAGGTTTCTGTTGCTTCCGAGATGGGTGAATAACCTGCAATTTTCTGCAAAAATGCCCTTTCTTTGAAAGTATTTATTATGGTAAATACTTTACACCATTTTCAGTAGCTCAGTGTCGATGGCTTTTACATTTTCTAGTTCCCCTCACCTCTCACTTTAACTTGTTAAAATCCCTAGCTAATGCTAAGGAACGCACGGCTCGggctctgcactgctgtgagCAGTAGCGGCTGCTTTTGTCGACAAACAGCCCAAGTCCTTCAGCAGGGGAAATCCCAGCACGGGGTGTTCTCTCCTTTcaaggagagaagaggaggacTGGAAAAAAAGTCACGTAAAGTATCTGAAACTAATGGCTGGTAGTCACACCTACACACACGGACATTTCCATATCCAGGTACCGTATTGTTTGCCCTCTGGCGAGGGCTGTGCGGGCAGGCACAGCGAGATGAGGGAGCGGACTAGGATGGTGTATGTTCTCTGAGGCTCAGAGCTGACACGGCCGTCTGTCAGATGGCTCTGCGCTTTCCACAGACTTTTGGCAAAGAGGCTTTTCCAGATTACTTAAAAGTAAACACCAAAATCACCAACGGGGTGCCTGTGCGTGGAGCCAATAAGGAGAAGAGGCAGCACACGGATGCGGCAGGTGGCTGAGGGTCAGCGCTCCCTCCAGAGGGAGGGGGTCACCGGCCACCGCCAgcggggcaggagcagcacctCGGGGGCTCGGCGAGGCCGGCCGGGGAATGCGAGCCTTGCGTGCCAGGCGGGCCCCGGCGGGCGGCAGAGATCAGTCAGCGCCGTTCTCCCTTTCGCTCCCCGCCCGCGGTTCCCGCCGCAGGGCGAGCCCTGACTCAGAGCGGCACCGCCGCTTCGCACGCGATGCCGCGGCCTCGGATCCCACAtcccccgccccgctcgggAGCGCAGGCGGGCTCGGGCACCGAGAGGTGCCTGGGAAGGAAGGCCAAGGGGGTCCCCAGCCCAGTAGGGGATGCTCGGGGAGGCGGGAGTCGGGCAGAAGTGGCTGGAGGAAGGGAGGAGCAGCTTTGCAGCCATAAAGCCGCTCTTAGGGGCGGCTGGGACAGGTAATTTGCTCTCTGCTGGGCGGTTGACCCCGTGGAACGGGAAGGGTGTTTCGGCATGGGCCGAGTTGGGGTTGAGAGGCTGCAGGTGGGACAGCGTTGGGTGGGGAGTGTTTGAATGTTTTTTCTGTAATACGTGGAAAGGCAGTTTTTCGCATGTGTTTGTTCTCTTACCTGCCTGCTCACCAGGGAGGTGGGAGTTCCTTTCGCTTGGGTGTGTAGTGATCACTCTGTGCTTTGCAGACCcaattttttggggggaagtgATGGTGCGCCTAATTAAATGATCCCGTGTTGCAGACTTCCTTACATTTAGATTTGGGGATGATACAAGACTAGGTCACTTCTCgaaaatgtttctttgtgaAAAGTTCCTTAAACCATTTCTAGGTTTAGCTATTCAAAACCCTAGAAAATTGCAGCACAAGTACAAGTTACCTGTTTTGACAGTAGCTGTGAAAAAACTTCTTTAATAAAGTTTCTCAGTGCCACAACATGGCAACAGAGCATCAGGAACCGTCCATGTCTCATGGGAGATGCACTAACCTGCTCACTGCCATGAGAGGAGTGTATCTGGAAATGGTTTATAAGAGCAGTTGCTATCAACCCCAAGCGGCACTGATTACTGAAGATCTtaacagaataaatatttacaagtaTAGCTGTGATATATTTCTGTGAAGAGCAAAGATGGTTTATATTCACAGCTTCCTATCTCCAGGTTTACAGCAGCATCCTTGTTAAACGGGTTCTGGTATTGGGTTTGAGGCTGCTTTATTCTCAGAGTCCACGTGAGAGGCAAAAACTGCAGATGTGAGAGAAAATGTGTAACTGAACCAGTGTTTGAATCAAGTTCACTGCTTAGAAAAACCACTTCAagattgttatttttttcctaattgtaACATTTTCTCTACTCTGCAAAGGCCCCGTTGTCTCTTGTCTTTCTCTGGGGTGATGATGTTAAAGTTCCTGCCAGTGAAGGATTGCTCCCTCGGACTCTCCCAGGTAACATTCCCCGCAGCGACAGCTTTGAAATGGCGTGCTCAGGTCGGCTTCGATGCCTGGAGAGCACAGAATTGTAAAACAGTCGACATCTATTTTCAGCTGTGGTCGGTTAAATGCAAAGTTTTGggattttgcttgtttttttaacaaagaaaaccaCGTAAGTCAAACCTTGTTAACAGCATAGGCTGTCGTATCCTTGGTTTAATGCTCTTTTGTCAGTTTAACTGCTGCTGTAGCTGTAGCTAATTCAGCATTTCAGGTCTCCCTTGCTTCTGAGCTGCTGTTCTTGGCGTGAAAGTGGGAATTctcctgtttctcctttttGGGTGTCAAAAATAGCTGGAGTTCCATACAGTTGTTCTAGCAATTTAAGTAACTaattaagccttttttttttttttttggcagataAAAGCATGTGATTTTTAGATTTCAAAGGAGCTTTTAGTATTGTAATAATAAGGCTGACTTGATAGAAGTTctattttgtaaaaataactGGTAGATATTGCTGGAGGGAGCAAATGCTACTTTTACTTGGAGTTACCCATTTTTCCAAATAGTACGCTGATacctctgaaaaataaagatctgTTGTGTAAAATCAACACACATACACGTGACATGTAATACTTTACTTCTTATTAAGGAACAATGTTTTATCCAAAATAGTAATTCATCTGATCAACTGTATCTGTAAAAATGTCCTTTGTCCATAGaaactctgtctttttttctgaggactTTTTATTAGTGGTTAGATTTAAAAATTTTCCACTTCAATTGTAAGCACCTTTTGTTCTGTCATATATTATTGTGCAAGGTGCACGGGGTGGCTGAATGcgagaggaaaagaaatatttctttactgAATTGACTTACTGTAGGTCAGTAATTTTTGCCAGCTCATGAGCAATGTCAGAAATAGGCTGCAGGGAATTGTCATCTGTCAATCTAGAGAAAAATGCTTGTagcaaaagacaaaaagacaaGAACACCAGGCACTGTTACAAAGTGTTTTGGGCATCTAATTGGCAGCTAACCACCATAGAGGGCTGGCTGGTAATGCAGACATTGCTAACTCATCCTATGTCATAACacataaaatcaaaatacatggaaataaaatgaaaataaatgaaaatacaacTAATCAAAATACATGAATGCAGAAAGTACTTCAGTACTCAACATGCATTTGCTCCCACAGGGTACCAGGATTTATGGTTGATTCCCTTGATGAAGTAAATCACAGGCCTGACTTAAATAACTgagtaaataaaaaaactgGTTTTGAAGCATCTAAACTGGTATGTGTGAGCATGTCCATTCCCTGAGTGAACTATGTGGTGATTCCAATAAGTGGTTAATATTCTCAAAATCTTTAAGCTTTCCTTTTAAATGAAGGTTTGTTGCAAAGAAAGCATGTGTTTAAAGGGTAAACCTATGAGttcaaaagcaattaaaaggaACCTCGGAATATATTTGCATGGCATCTCATGATTTTCGGTGGATTTTAGGATAAAGAATGACCACCTACCCTTATGGTTTTTGGCAGATATATGTCAAGGATAGTCTATAGGTATTTGCTCTTAGTGAACCTGATGATTGCCTGCAGTATTCTCCAACCATGCTGGTAATGCCACTTGTGTTAAAGTGTGAGTCAGAATACAAGTTTacttttttcagttaaaaaggAGGAAGGCTGCATGTCATATTTGTCCCTTCTATGAACATGAGATGCCCTATGTTAAAACCCAGTAGTATTCTGCAGCTGTTAGCAGGCACTTCAGCCTTTGCCTTTTTACACTACAGTTTATCATCTTCTCGCAGCCACAGGAGAAGAGCATGCACACCTCAGCAGGGATTTCAGACATTTTTAATAGCCTCAGGATGGCTTCAGTCTCTAAAGTGGCTACCGAAATGTGTGCGCCACAGCACCATCAAAGCATGTTGCCAAAATGTTAGTCCTGGAAGCTATGGGATTATAAGGGTTGTTCAAGGGTTATTCTCTTCTTTAGTTAAATTTAGTCCTttttccaagcagcagctctgctctgaaatgtcctcctgctctttctgtgcTTCTCAGCACCCCTTTATCCATAATGCCCTGGTTGGTTATAAGGAGAACATGTGTTTCTTGAAAGCTGTCAAGCTTTTCTTCTTACCTGCAACACTTCTTTAGGTGGTGTAATTATACCCATGAAAGGTAACTCCCACGGGTTCAAAGACAGGCAAAACCAAATATGcacatctctctctcttttttttttttttttaaatttttttttaatggtttgaaTGTTTTGCTCTGTGTGAGGCCTGGGTAGATGTTTCTGTGGTTTCCAGAGGAGGGAGGGTGAGGAGTCAGTGACAGGGGAAATGGTGGTTGTGGTCACACAGTTGTTCAGGCAGTGCATAGAGGGAAGTCAAGTGAGTGGTCAAGTCAGGTGCATAACACTATAGATGGCAAACATCTGTGGGGTATTTATTTATACACAGCACTTCTCAGTAGAAAAAACTGCTCCTTGCATTTAAAGTCTGACTTCCTGGACATTTAGCAGTTTTAAAGCTAGACTGAAATTTTGGATTGATTTAAAAACCACTGACCAAGTTTCATTCTCTGAGCAGAGTGCCACACAGTTTCACAACTTGGTTTTCTTTGCCTCAGATTGAGGGTAAAAGAAAGGGCATCCTTTGGGAACAGCtggtttttttatattcatattAACTAGTTTTGTCAGTGTAGAAAGAAAGAGGGCATCAGATTCTGGGATCTCTGTGGCACTATAGAAGACAGAGGTGTGGGATTTTTTCTAGAATTGACTAGTGACTTCTGGATGCATCCAGTTATTTCCTGATATTATTGaatccatttatttttgaaaaaccTGCTGTTTAGAAAGTGAGTATTCAGCCCTTTCTGCATATCAGTGCTTTGCAAAGGATCTGAAGCAAGGCATTTACAAGTGAAAGCCTCTGAATTTACTAATCACTTTGGGGGAAGCATTCTTTTTCAGCACAGATTCTTACCTTACTttccctgtgccctgctctAGTCCCCAAAGCAGCAAAATACAGTCCAAATTTCAAGAGAAACATTTGCCTCTTCTTTTTTGAGATCTGTTGTTGAGATGCCTCTTGTAAAAACCCATGTGGTCTAGAAAATGTGAAAAGTAAACAGTAGAGGAAGTATGTTCACTTACTAACTTAGTGGGAGCTTCTGACTAAGAATGTGGTCTCTTACTAATAGGGAAACTGTTTTGAACtttgaaaatgtgtattttggtCACAATGCATTATTTAGGTGACTGATACTGATAATGTTGCGTGCTCTCAAACCATAACATGTGGCCTCGATTTCCAAAGCTGCTGCAATCTGTTACAGAAACGTGGGTGAGGTGAattgggaaaataaaatctacagttcaattcatatttaaaaataagtatcaACCCGAGCAGCTTGGCCTTGGGCAGGAATTTTTTACCAACTCACAGATGGAAGACTGTCTTTCATCTTGAATTCTGTTGGTTTCCAATGCACTTGCTTTCTCATATCCTATATTTTGCATTCTTTATGAACTCAGATCTTAGCTGCCCAGATGTTTGGAGCCAAACTCCCTCTGACTTTTACTGAGACTGGAGTACTCCAAAGCCTCCTGTCACTTGCAGCAAGACTCCAGCAGGATATTGAACACACACATCTGCGAAGTGAGCAGGTGATTGGACTGTTAATGAAACTTGAAGTGCACTAATTGCAGGCTTTGTGGTCActgctttctgttcttcacCAGCCATGTAATGTGCCTCTTAACCGGGTGGAGCCTTTTAAACAAGAGAAGAATCATAGAACTGTTTAGGTttgaaaagacttttaagatcattgagtccaactgtttCTGTTAGAAATTTTGGGACATGTAATGAACTGTGCTCACAGCTTGTAAATCTACTCAGAAGTTCCTGCTGACCTCATGAATGTAAGTGATCATACAGGCACTTCTTATATTCCATCTGAAGCTACTCCCTGTGTGACTTTTTCCTCAGTTCCCTGCAACTCAAAGTGCCATTTAGCTGCAGTGCAGTTGTCAGTGTTAGCACATCTGGTGCTGAAATTAAGGTTGCAAAAAGTCTTTGCCTATTTAAAGGAAGCATCAGGCCTGGATACGATTTTTCTTTGTGTTGAGATGAAATACTCTACTTCTGAAAAAATGCTGATTCACTTGAGCCAAAATGGAGACCAAGAGATGCATCTAACAGGGTCCTGATTTATATCAAGAAGCAGAGGCACTTCAACCTTGATTATGCACTTCTCATGAAAGTGCACCAACCTCTAGATTGTTGGGGGTGGTAGTGGTGGTGcagttgttttcattaaaaacctCAAAAGATCTTGATTTCATTCCAAGGCAGTACAACAGCATCTCTGAAGTCATGAAAATGTTTGTGGTGGGATAGGCAGATGAATGTTCCCATCCAAATCTGCTGACAGATTTTCTAGTAATGCTTTGCTACTTTTTCATGACAATGAAAGCAGAAGTTCAATTCCAAAAAGCCAAACCATATTTCTTAGCAGCAATCACATtgaatttactttaaaataatggaagtgggagaaaaaaaccccaacaatccAAATTACTTACCAAGACCTTCGGCAGGTGTCATATCAGAATTGCACCATTTCCATTTCACATAGCAAACGAATTTACAGTCATTAAATTCTTTTAACATGCATAAAATAGGCATCCTGTTATATTACTCAAGCCTACCAGGTTAAATACTTTCAATCACAATAATTTTGGTATCATCCTATGCTGTTTAGCGCTAAAAAACAATCAGTATTAACATGGAATAGTAAAAATTCGAGAAGTTAGTTTGTTCAAGCATAGGTtgtcttttctttgaaaaaaataattgaaaataatgtTTACACTTATGAAAATGACAAATAGATCTACAGTTCAGAAGAATGTAAAGTACACTCTATTGGATGAAAATCTAAAACAGTCTGGTGAGTTTTCCGTTGCTGAATTAGTTGCcgcttttgtttttgtttttgctcATGTGGAGCATGTGCTGTGGCATTTATATGTGATTCTCTTTAAGCGTAGCAATATTTATCAAGTTTATTATTTGCCAAATGCCTGTACTACAGCTTGAGGCAGGAGATCTTGGTAGATTTCCTTAGTCATTTTTCCAACTTTATCTGGTATTTTGAAGCAtttaacaaagaagaaaagaaagaaaacagaagccCTAGCAGAATTATTTAAAGTCTtgtagatagatagatgatagatagatagatagatagatagatagatagatagatagatagatagacagacagacagatagatagatagatagatagatatctTCAAAGATGATGTACAGCTTTGGCTGGGAATTAAGGAAATAATGAATTAGACTGACTTACTGaattattttgtaataaaaatcaTAGCTTAGTTGAAATGCAAATCTTAGGCtaatttttgcaaaaaaaaatatatataagtcTCTTGTTATACACCACTAAAGGTAGAGAGAAGATAAGAGATTGAGAAGAGACAGTAGTTTTTGATGATTACTGcaaataactttaaaatttGAACTGACATTGGTCTGATTTTCAAACACTGGAAGGTTTGAAAACACAGTTGGTGCTTTTCATGCAGTTTTAAGGCTGAAAAAGGAGTTTGGCAGCTACGtctagaaagaaaatcaaaatcttcTAGAAGAGGTAGTGGTGGAGAAAAaactgcaggggaggggagagcaaaGAGCTAGTGTGTGTTTCTGTAATACCCCCCTTGTAGCCCAGGCACATGTCCCAGTACCTTACTGGGTGCCAGAGAGCACAATGCCACCAGCAATTGCTGAAAGATACTTTTGCCTCGAGGGATcctgcagtgccagctctccacctgctccagtgagGGTTTGTTCCATTACCCAATGGGTCCAGTACAGAACTGGCTGGGGAGTTGGGCAAGATGTCCATGCCTTGGTTTCTAGGTTTGCACTGCCATTGAGTGAGATCTGCTTTCATTTCTCTGCGTGCACAACGCAGCTCAACTGCAAGGATCAATAAAGAATGCAAATACCAGGATTTATTCGTAACACTCAAAATAGTCATTCTCATTTACAGATGTTTAGAAAATACAGAGGTGTGAAAATAAAAGCTATGGTGAATGGTACTCGTGCTGTAGTTACATCAGAGGGAGACCCCTTCCGTCATTCAgactccaattttttttttttttttttttttgctgtccaAACAGTAGTCAGGACTTCAGGCTTTACccatttctctgtttttcattaATTACATTAGCTGGTATAGCTGTCTTTTCTTTGAAGCCTTTTAGTAGGTTTGCATGAGTGTAACCATTCACCCTGGAACTCACCGTGTCCTTTTCCTTAGTAGGAGGGACTGATTCCTTACTTCTGACCCAAGCAGTCAGAAATTGTGTCAGGTCCttaaaaaagtctttaaaagcACAAGTGTGCTTTTGATGgtctttttcctttaagaaaaagGTTAAATGCAGGACCTGTTTTGCTTGTCTTCTGGTTTCTCTGCCTTCAAGTTATCTTCTTTCTTACTAAAATCACAGGGGCTAGACACTTTactcatttttattaaaattaaagatttaatGCCATAATAAGAAGCAGAGACTTAAAATGCACAGGACTTAAATTATAAGAACTGGTAACACACAAATTCATTAAAACATTGAATTTCTAAATTCAGAAAAACTCCAAAAAACCAGAATTGATTAGGTTAGTTTGAGAACATTGTGACATGTTTGTGGGTACGCTAGGAACTAAAAAGAAACActtgtgttggttttgttgcaCAGAATAAAAACCTATATACATTTAAGTTCAGAGCTTTTCTTGGAGCGGCTTTGATTGAATCACACGattcttttctgttgtttgtagCATTTGTGCTGGGGTTCCAGGGTAAGTCCTTCCACCTGAAGCGCTGATTGCATTACACTTGCACCTCTGTCTGTGTtgctcatttctctttttcttttcctgctatCTTTGGAGAGAGAAGTCCCAGCTCCCAGTCACAGGGACACAGAGCGCTTCCTCTTCCTAGCAGCATACTCCCCTGCCCCAAAATTGGATAAGGAATGACTGAGGCGAGTGTCCAGAGTATcagagctgttgctgctgctgctgattttCACCCGTGGGCACAGGCACTGGAGCATGGCTCTGCGGATATAGCTGTCAAAGCAATAATAAATGAAAGGGTTGGCACAGCTATTGGCAAAAGCAAAAGGGTTGCTCACCTTCATGCCCAGTTGGGCAACCATGTTGGAAAAACAGTCAGACTGCTTCAGGAGTCCCAAAAGAATGGCCATAAGCTTGAACAGATTGAAGGGAACCCAGGAGACAACAAAAGCCACCACTACAATGAAGACGATCTTGATGGATTTTCTCAATTTCTTATCATGTTTCCCAGTCTTCTGATAATGCACACAGAGTCTCTTGGTGATAGAGCAGTAAAAGGTTAAGATACTCAACAGTGGGAAGAAGAAGGCCAGGATTAAAAGCATCAGCGACGCAATCTGTTTGGCTTCTGTCATGGTTTTGTCTGTGCAGTAAGTCTTTCCATATTGCTTCTTCAGTTCTCTAGACAAAAGGGTTGGCATCCCCAAGCAGCAGGATAACAACCAGACACAGATGCAGAGTGCTCTGGAATAGGATCTTGTTCTGATCCGTCTAGCGATAGAGGGGTGCATGATAGCCAGGTATCGGTCAGCACTCATACaagtgaggaggaggatgctgcAGTACATGTTGACTGAGATGACATAGGAACTAGCTTTACAGAGGAAAGATCCTACCCTCCAGCTCCCGTCCAACACCTCCTCGTCCACCCAGAATGGC
Proteins encoded in this region:
- the GPR15 gene encoding G-protein coupled receptor 15, with protein sequence MFLKTLKGRAGELRASLRAGMRTAWPEMELNQLSSVSTVTPSYEYYYEDSCQYQHLQHMSIFLPILYTAVFLVGIVGNAVLIVALVFKRQVQRLIDVFIINLAASDFIFLITLPFWVDEEVLDGSWRVGSFLCKASSYVISVNMYCSILLLTCMSADRYLAIMHPSIARRIRTRSYSRALCICVWLLSCCLGMPTLLSRELKKQYGKTYCTDKTMTEAKQIASLMLLILAFFFPLLSILTFYCSITKRLCVHYQKTGKHDKKLRKSIKIVFIVVVAFVVSWVPFNLFKLMAILLGLLKQSDCFSNMVAQLGMKVSNPFAFANSCANPFIYYCFDSYIRRAMLQCLCPRVKISSSSNSSDTLDTRLSHSLSNFGAGEYAARKRKRSVSL